The following proteins are co-located in the Paenibacillus sp. JNUCC32 genome:
- a CDS encoding phosphodiester glycosidase family protein has protein sequence MKRIIAIVVLAMLTVITPLYAASAPKNLAYVDKNSQSFISVGVLKTYDGVKVAYTAAEKKLNITRDDTALTLYLGSRNAYVNGKKVQAKAAPFSENGTTYVPLQFVSQHLGLKLSWSNNRSTLNITDGSVSNTLPVLSGNMMTGSSKAVTSARKTFKVGARSFSAQVVTVSLLHPKVELDVVLAGNKAGKVEDLRSIAKRSNAVVAINGTFFDAYTSGAYKAPYGYLVSKGNIFHKASGDNRTIFTYDSNNLATMMPGLDFKSVYETGRMEGALQAGPRLLTNGKVTLDVKKEGFKDPKILTGGGARSALGITKDHKLILLTTGGATIPQLAEIMKQAGAYQAMNLDGGASSGLYYNGSYLTTPGRQISNAIVVKYK, from the coding sequence ATGAAAAGAATCATTGCAATCGTTGTACTGGCCATGCTGACGGTCATCACGCCGCTTTATGCCGCATCCGCCCCCAAAAATTTGGCCTACGTGGACAAGAACAGCCAATCTTTCATCTCGGTCGGGGTACTCAAGACCTATGACGGTGTAAAGGTAGCTTATACAGCTGCAGAGAAGAAACTCAACATCACACGAGACGATACAGCCCTCACGCTGTACCTGGGCAGCCGAAATGCTTATGTAAACGGCAAAAAGGTGCAGGCAAAAGCAGCCCCGTTCTCCGAGAACGGCACCACATATGTACCGCTGCAATTTGTCAGCCAGCATCTTGGCCTTAAGCTGTCCTGGAGCAATAACAGATCCACCCTGAACATTACGGACGGCAGCGTGTCAAACACCCTCCCCGTTCTTTCGGGGAACATGATGACCGGTTCATCCAAGGCCGTGACGTCGGCCAGAAAAACATTTAAAGTAGGAGCGCGTTCCTTCAGCGCCCAGGTCGTCACCGTTTCGCTGCTCCATCCGAAGGTGGAGCTGGACGTTGTTTTGGCAGGCAATAAAGCAGGCAAAGTCGAAGACTTGCGGAGCATAGCGAAGCGCAGCAATGCCGTGGTTGCCATCAACGGGACGTTCTTTGACGCCTATACTTCGGGAGCGTACAAAGCACCGTACGGTTATTTGGTCAGCAAAGGCAATATTTTTCACAAGGCCTCGGGAGATAACCGGACGATCTTCACCTATGACAGCAACAATCTGGCGACGATGATGCCGGGACTCGACTTCAAATCCGTATATGAAACAGGCCGTATGGAAGGAGCACTTCAAGCGGGTCCGCGTCTGTTGACCAATGGCAAGGTGACGCTGGACGTCAAGAAGGAAGGATTCAAGGATCCGAAGATACTGACGGGCGGCGGTGCGCGAAGCGCGCTCGGCATCACGAAGGACCACAAGCTGATTTTGTTGACGACAGGCGGCGCTACCATTCCCCAACTGGCGGAAATCATGAAGCAGGCAGGTGCCTACCAAGCGATGAATCTAGATGGCGGGGCCTCCAGCGGATTGTATTATAACGGCTCTTACTTAACGACGCCAGGCCGTCAGATCAGCAATGCCATCGTCGTAAAATATAAATAA
- a CDS encoding biotin-dependent carboxyltransferase family protein: MSMTVIKPGLLATLQDSGRRGYGRYGIITAGAMDDYAYRLANRLVGNEGEHAVLEITWSGLAVEFHDNCWIALTGGDLSPLIDGVKVPMWRPVLVKAGRVLSFQQPAAGCRAYMSVSGGFDVPPVMGSLSTYLRAGIGGYEGRALKQGDTLHAHPSRLPVDSSERNLHVDDSGGFLTAKWSVSASGYDFTGQDAVVRVLNGRQFDDFDDDSQQALFRDRFTVTPQSDRMGYRLSGPPLTLRQAKEYISEPVALGTVQVPSDGQLIILMADRQTLGGYPKIAQVASVDIPLIAQLPPGASIRFAEISLAEAERLYAARARELRMMEVMIKHKLKEW, from the coding sequence ATGAGCATGACCGTCATCAAGCCGGGTCTGCTGGCGACTCTTCAGGATTCAGGGAGACGGGGTTACGGCAGGTACGGTATCATTACGGCTGGAGCCATGGACGACTATGCCTATCGGCTTGCCAACCGACTTGTCGGCAATGAGGGCGAACACGCCGTTCTGGAGATCACATGGTCAGGATTGGCCGTTGAATTTCACGACAATTGTTGGATTGCCCTTACAGGCGGGGATTTATCGCCGCTAATCGATGGCGTAAAGGTGCCCATGTGGCGCCCGGTGCTGGTCAAAGCGGGGCGTGTGCTGAGCTTTCAACAGCCGGCAGCGGGGTGCCGCGCTTATATGTCCGTATCCGGCGGATTTGATGTCCCGCCGGTCATGGGCAGCCTCAGCACGTATTTAAGGGCAGGTATCGGCGGATATGAGGGAAGAGCGCTCAAGCAAGGGGATACGCTGCATGCCCATCCTTCCCGGCTTCCGGTGGATTCGTCTGAACGAAACCTTCATGTTGATGATTCCGGCGGCTTTCTCACCGCGAAATGGTCCGTTTCTGCTTCAGGGTATGACTTCACCGGGCAAGATGCGGTGGTGCGCGTGCTGAACGGACGTCAATTCGATGATTTTGACGACGACAGCCAGCAAGCGTTGTTCCGGGATCGGTTCACCGTTACTCCGCAATCGGATCGTATGGGCTACCGATTGTCCGGTCCGCCGCTGACATTAAGGCAAGCAAAGGAATACATATCCGAGCCGGTTGCTTTGGGAACGGTACAGGTTCCCTCCGATGGCCAGCTGATTATTCTGATGGCGGATCGGCAGACGCTTGGCGGCTATCCCAAAATCGCGCAGGTGGCTTCGGTCGATATTCCGCTGATCGCCCAGCTGCCGCCAGGCGCCAGCATCCGTTTTGCGGAAATTTCCTTGGCGGAAGCGGAACGGCTATACGCGGCCCGCGCCCGGGAGCTTCGAATGATGGAAGTGATGATCAAGCATAAATTAAAGGAGTGGTGA
- a CDS encoding restriction endonuclease fold toxin, which translates to MERIYGVLREWIGKYPILSKIYHLFSWISLAVLVVSLVLIEESRTMLVQYLWSFYVLFQFWLLSRSKTVAWKQVSLFVLSGVLLVIPLTNGTMQGLHMIFGGRTTDTWSFAVMTPIIEEIYKLLPLAVYLFFSRRATSLSLGDYVLLGAAPGIGFQFMEELSRRLVQSNYGVSFLGGKTLHWEFFDWFPGYFEESFIPTMMNVTHPVHSAMIALGIGLAFRFSKRLTRWAYAFPAILLLWAILNHAAWNGQNRLPDWILALHEWTGEGYRTEGFFLTLLVLGLFIDYWDLHRIRDRLPVLKGEALINPLTELWQMTRALFTDRKRLGYLIGFYRERRELGYSLLYGNLEAAGQRDQVQDNVRKYSAVLGAIGILMLAAGILASVGDFMTAADASCFACLFDSLQNWWDRLSGWEQVGIILGAFALSLLFVSFWPALGIAMTGAGIAAGGHEIAGYIRDPKKLLSPQNAAAAVLAVILSRIPVGKGLSWLSNKLGPRARRWLDSLTDKFGSKTREKPDGPHEQPRENPRKHDDDHEHNKPDEDKPNQDKPDNEKPDEDKPSDKPDNEKPDESNDTPQEAPRYSGELQKVNKPDAAADALAERLGGESRMKFDSDPIGREFDAISDEYIAQTKPALQQVNKKVRDQMKATFEAAEQTGRKVYYHFEGEPAQSVIDKLHEYSQRYGIEVHIDTDPL; encoded by the coding sequence ATGGAACGGATATACGGGGTCTTGAGGGAATGGATCGGAAAATATCCTATCCTTTCCAAGATATATCACTTATTTTCCTGGATTTCCTTGGCGGTGCTCGTTGTAAGTCTGGTTCTGATCGAAGAATCGCGTACCATGCTTGTTCAATATTTATGGTCCTTCTACGTGCTGTTTCAATTTTGGCTGTTAAGCCGGAGCAAAACGGTCGCCTGGAAGCAGGTCAGCTTATTTGTTCTCTCGGGCGTTCTCTTGGTCATTCCCTTGACCAACGGGACCATGCAGGGTCTGCATATGATATTCGGAGGACGGACGACCGACACATGGTCATTTGCCGTCATGACCCCCATCATCGAGGAAATTTACAAGCTGCTGCCGCTGGCAGTATATTTGTTTTTTTCAAGAAGAGCCACTTCATTGAGCCTCGGCGATTACGTATTATTGGGCGCTGCTCCCGGCATTGGCTTTCAATTTATGGAGGAGCTGTCTAGACGGCTGGTCCAAAGCAATTACGGAGTTTCTTTTCTTGGCGGCAAAACGCTGCATTGGGAGTTCTTCGATTGGTTTCCCGGCTACTTCGAGGAAAGCTTTATTCCTACCATGATGAATGTTACGCATCCTGTACATAGTGCCATGATCGCGCTCGGCATCGGCCTCGCTTTTCGTTTCTCCAAACGCCTCACACGCTGGGCCTACGCTTTTCCGGCGATCCTGCTGCTCTGGGCTATCCTGAATCACGCGGCCTGGAATGGCCAGAATCGGCTGCCGGATTGGATACTTGCCCTTCATGAGTGGACCGGGGAGGGCTACCGAACCGAAGGATTCTTCCTGACCCTGCTTGTTCTCGGCTTGTTCATCGACTACTGGGACCTGCATCGAATACGCGACCGACTGCCTGTGCTTAAGGGGGAAGCCCTCATCAATCCGTTAACGGAGCTTTGGCAGATGACGCGGGCTTTGTTTACGGACCGGAAACGCCTGGGCTACTTGATCGGTTTCTACCGTGAGCGGCGCGAGCTCGGATACTCGCTGCTGTACGGCAATCTCGAAGCCGCGGGCCAAAGGGATCAGGTCCAGGACAATGTAAGAAAGTATTCTGCCGTTCTGGGAGCCATCGGAATCCTCATGCTAGCTGCCGGGATCCTAGCCAGCGTTGGCGACTTCATGACGGCAGCGGACGCCTCCTGCTTTGCGTGCCTGTTCGACTCCCTCCAGAATTGGTGGGATCGACTTAGCGGCTGGGAACAAGTGGGAATCATATTGGGTGCCTTTGCCCTGTCCCTGCTGTTTGTCAGCTTCTGGCCAGCACTCGGCATTGCCATGACAGGTGCCGGCATTGCCGCAGGGGGACACGAAATCGCTGGATACATCCGCGATCCGAAGAAACTGCTTTCACCTCAAAATGCGGCCGCTGCCGTGTTAGCCGTGATCCTCAGCCGGATCCCGGTCGGCAAAGGCCTCTCGTGGCTGTCCAATAAACTGGGCCCACGGGCAAGAAGATGGTTGGATTCGCTCACCGATAAATTCGGCTCGAAGACGCGCGAAAAGCCGGATGGGCCCCATGAACAACCGCGAGAGAATCCACGGAAGCATGACGATGACCATGAGCATAATAAGCCGGACGAAGACAAACCGAATCAAGATAAACCGGATAACGAAAAGCCCGATGAAGATAAGCCGAGTGACAAACCCGATAACGAAAAGCCGGACGAATCAAACGACACCCCCCAAGAGGCACCGAGATATTCCGGGGAGCTGCAGAAGGTCAACAAGCCGGACGCGGCCGCCGATGCGCTGGCGGAGCGGCTTGGCGGAGAATCAAGGATGAAGTTTGATTCCGATCCCATCGGCCGGGAATTCGACGCGATTAGCGATGAATACATCGCCCAGACCAAGCCTGCTCTCCAGCAGGTGAACAAAAAGGTGCGCGATCAAATGAAAGCGACCTTCGAAGCTGCCGAGCAAACCGGCAGAAAGGTCTATTATCATTTTGAAGGGGAGCCTGCCCAATCGGTTATTGACAAACTGCATGAATACAGCCAAAGATATGGAATAGAAGTCCACATCGATACCGATCCACTATAA
- a CDS encoding immunity 7 family protein — protein sequence MYEFHGWATIQESPAEADAGQLDMIIQKIQLKITEFAWGSGLLSLNAANGSYYLHVGGFTNRKGAEAAEIVALYQLIGEIAPGSYGLLYTRDDENLEGYDNEFRVQVLARGQLQEQRDAFLSPCVPVIEDQVD from the coding sequence ATGTACGAATTTCACGGCTGGGCTACCATTCAAGAGAGTCCTGCGGAAGCGGATGCCGGGCAGCTCGATATGATCATTCAGAAAATACAGCTTAAAATTACCGAATTCGCATGGGGCAGCGGCTTGTTATCCTTAAATGCGGCCAACGGCTCATATTATCTTCATGTCGGCGGGTTTACCAACCGCAAGGGAGCCGAAGCTGCCGAGATTGTAGCGTTGTACCAATTGATTGGCGAAATCGCTCCCGGTTCATACGGTTTGCTGTACACCCGGGACGATGAGAACTTGGAAGGCTACGATAACGAGTTCCGTGTTCAAGTGCTGGCACGCGGACAATTACAGGAGCAGCGCGACGCGTTCCTCTCTCCTTGCGTGCCGGTTATCGAAGATCAAGTCGACTAA
- the pxpB gene encoding 5-oxoprolinase subunit PxpB, whose product MSKSYTFYPLGDSAVLIQFADFVSEKVHSQVTDMTMRLEREPFMGWIECIPSFTSIAVYYDYHKIEKPDGFDTVFAYVCSMLEQRMEANTAAENRKPYEVVDIPVCYGGEFGPDLDEVARKNHLSPLDVVKIHSGQDYLIYAIGFAPGFPYVGGIPEQIATQRRKTPRLRIPAGSVGIAGTQTGIYPIETPGGWQIIGRTPLALFRPGAEPPTLLKSGQYIRFRPIQAEEYERLREVRL is encoded by the coding sequence ATGAGCAAGTCCTATACGTTCTACCCCCTTGGGGATTCGGCCGTCCTCATTCAATTTGCGGACTTCGTGAGCGAGAAGGTGCATAGTCAGGTCACAGACATGACGATGCGATTGGAACGGGAGCCATTTATGGGCTGGATCGAATGTATCCCGTCGTTTACGAGCATCGCGGTTTACTACGATTATCATAAGATCGAAAAGCCTGACGGATTCGATACGGTATTTGCATATGTATGCTCGATGCTGGAACAGCGGATGGAGGCGAACACGGCAGCCGAGAACCGGAAGCCTTACGAGGTTGTCGATATTCCGGTTTGTTACGGAGGCGAATTCGGGCCCGATTTGGACGAGGTGGCCCGGAAGAATCATCTGTCGCCCTTGGATGTCGTCAAGATTCATTCTGGGCAGGATTACTTGATCTATGCCATCGGTTTCGCCCCCGGGTTTCCGTATGTAGGAGGAATCCCGGAGCAAATCGCAACCCAGAGGAGAAAGACGCCCAGACTGCGAATACCGGCTGGTTCCGTTGGAATCGCCGGGACGCAAACCGGCATCTATCCGATTGAAACGCCGGGCGGCTGGCAGATTATCGGCCGGACGCCGCTCGCATTGTTTCGTCCCGGCGCCGAGCCGCCAACGCTGTTGAAAAGCGGGCAGTATATTCGGTTCCGGCCCATTCAAGCCGAGGAATACGAGCGGTTAAGGGAAGTGAGACTATGA
- a CDS encoding pyroglutamyl-peptidase I, producing the protein MLKILISGFEPFGGSSVNPTERLVEEIRQEVFPGAEIRTLLLPVHYDECADILLQEMKACEPDAVIACGVAGGRTAITPERIAINIKDIPPDSTMTDNRGARPQDEPIDVDGPDGLFSSLPIRLMVDRLKEAGIPAAVSNTAGTYICNNTMYAILNEIWREQRSAIAGFVHFPASTEMAVEKPSLPTLSHETMLKGLRIIVQATIDELNGRA; encoded by the coding sequence ATGTTAAAAATATTAATTTCAGGCTTTGAGCCCTTTGGCGGGAGTTCCGTCAATCCTACGGAGAGACTGGTTGAGGAGATCCGGCAAGAGGTCTTTCCTGGGGCCGAGATCCGGACGCTGCTTCTTCCCGTGCATTACGACGAATGCGCGGACATTCTGCTGCAGGAGATGAAGGCATGCGAACCCGATGCGGTCATCGCTTGCGGTGTGGCGGGGGGGCGGACCGCCATTACGCCGGAACGGATCGCGATTAACATCAAGGACATACCGCCGGATTCGACGATGACGGATAACCGAGGTGCACGGCCCCAAGACGAGCCTATAGACGTTGACGGACCGGACGGATTATTCTCATCCCTTCCGATCCGTTTGATGGTCGACCGGCTGAAGGAAGCAGGGATACCGGCGGCGGTATCCAATACAGCCGGAACGTATATTTGCAACAATACGATGTATGCGATTCTGAATGAAATCTGGCGCGAGCAACGGTCTGCTATTGCCGGCTTCGTGCATTTTCCGGCTTCGACGGAGATGGCCGTGGAGAAGCCGTCCCTGCCGACCCTATCGCATGAAACGATGCTGAAGGGCCTGCGGATCATCGTTCAAGCAACGATCGATGAATTGAATGGACGTGCTTAA
- a CDS encoding VWA domain-containing protein, whose protein sequence is MSSMQESNQVSRWRLILGQSAESQLAGFSPDGSIQLSEEERIMDRALAAIYDNTDGGTDAGSAPSGQRGAGQGKSAPRLAQWLGDVRSFFPEDVVSIIQNDAMERKGWKQLLFEPEVLATVKPDIQLVGTLLSLKGKIPEKTKETARQLVKAVVDELVQRLHEDIRRAVTGALNRRQHTPLPSLSGIDWKRTIQRNLKNYDADRKQIVPERFYYFDRAKRSKEWTVIVDIDQSGSMAESVIWASVVGSIFASIPSLDTRVVVFDTEVVDLTEQCAHDPVDMLFGIQLGGGTDIHKSVAYCEQFIEEPKKTLFIIISDLYEGGNQAGLIRRMRELREAGVKTMCLLALSDEGKPFYDEQVAKQLSRDGTPCFACTPALLPQLVEGALKGQDLAELAKRIGTKGI, encoded by the coding sequence ATGAGCAGTATGCAAGAATCCAACCAAGTATCGCGATGGCGGCTCATTCTGGGCCAGTCGGCAGAGTCTCAGCTCGCGGGCTTCAGCCCCGACGGGAGCATTCAGCTGTCGGAGGAAGAACGCATCATGGACCGCGCGCTTGCTGCAATATACGATAATACGGACGGCGGGACGGATGCAGGCAGCGCGCCCTCGGGACAGCGGGGAGCCGGACAGGGGAAGTCGGCCCCTCGGCTCGCGCAGTGGCTGGGTGACGTCCGCTCCTTTTTTCCGGAAGACGTGGTGTCAATTATCCAGAATGATGCCATGGAACGAAAAGGCTGGAAGCAGCTGCTTTTTGAGCCCGAGGTGCTGGCTACGGTCAAGCCGGATATACAGCTGGTCGGCACGCTGCTGTCCCTGAAGGGGAAAATCCCCGAGAAAACGAAGGAAACGGCACGCCAGCTGGTGAAGGCGGTTGTGGATGAGCTGGTTCAGCGCCTTCACGAGGATATCCGCCGGGCGGTGACCGGGGCCTTGAACCGCAGGCAGCATACGCCGCTCCCTTCGCTCAGCGGGATCGACTGGAAGCGGACGATACAGCGCAATCTGAAAAACTATGATGCGGACCGCAAACAGATCGTGCCGGAGCGTTTTTACTATTTTGACAGAGCCAAACGGAGCAAAGAATGGACCGTCATCGTGGATATCGACCAAAGCGGTTCCATGGCGGAATCCGTGATCTGGGCTTCGGTTGTAGGATCCATATTTGCCAGCATTCCCTCGCTGGACACCCGCGTGGTGGTTTTCGATACGGAAGTCGTTGATCTGACCGAGCAGTGTGCCCATGACCCGGTGGATATGCTGTTCGGGATCCAGCTCGGCGGCGGGACGGATATTCATAAATCGGTCGCTTATTGCGAGCAGTTTATCGAGGAGCCGAAAAAGACGCTGTTCATCATCATTTCAGACCTGTATGAAGGCGGCAATCAGGCCGGACTGATCCGGCGCATGCGCGAATTGCGGGAAGCGGGGGTCAAGACGATGTGTCTTCTCGCTTTATCCGACGAGGGTAAACCCTTCTATGACGAGCAGGTAGCCAAACAGCTGTCCCGGGACGGCACCCCTTGCTTCGCATGCACTCCTGCGCTTCTTCCGCAGCTGGTGGAGGGCGCCCTCAAAGGGCAGGATTTGGCGGAGCTCGCGAAGCGGATTGGCACCAAAGGGATATAA
- a CDS encoding DUF5682 family protein → MNAAGIHVFGVRHLSPAGAKHLVDFLDEIDPTAVLIEGPSDASGEIRHLALATTKPPVAILAFTEEVPVQTVLWPFAVYSPEYQAMKWAQKHGAYAAFIDLPSSSAVCLQELRRSPVGGSGGEESEAGKPESVSGAAEPSDDSLPAGKSVYERIAELAGEYDYDMYWERSYEHNLNAGSYRQSITAFSGHMRELSEERERLEDTVEYAYNAVRESYMRRQIVEAIAAGHEPERIVVVCGAYHAPALSDLSNPMSDEELTQLPSRATKLTLMPYSYYKLSSISGYGAGNAAPHYFEMMWERMLKGALTELPHQYLSLVAGSMRKKGTHRSTAEVIEAVRLAESLAALHGGGIPTLRDLRDAAQTLLGRGELAVVAEELARTDIGTAIGELAEGVSQTPIQDDLNRQLKRLKLEKYKSVVANDVILDLRENRRVASKESAYLDLNRSFLFHRLKLLGIDFVSARPSGQEQAAWAEHWVVKWTPEVEIQVVESTLLGETVEVAAAYMLQQKLADCSSIAEASSLIRIAYECGMIHQMEAGRQTLQKLAVDSRDVVQIAAASRSLSVMIRYGGVRRMDTEPLVPLLQQLFMRACLFLLDGSQCSDEVSGSMITAMNELNSVAMEHAEQVDEELWLQELRHLSERDDLNARLSGYACAVLMERNAISAQQCAEEVSRRLSPGIPADLGAGWFEGLSMRNRYALLSRLSLWEQLNEYILSLDDEEFARALVFLRRAFSSFSPKEKTMIAELLGELWGVNAEQAAEILTGDLKEEEAKMLDELNDFDFEDF, encoded by the coding sequence GTGAATGCCGCCGGCATCCATGTTTTTGGCGTTCGGCATTTGTCACCCGCCGGTGCGAAGCATTTAGTAGATTTTCTGGATGAGATTGATCCCACCGCCGTCCTCATTGAAGGACCGTCTGACGCTAGCGGGGAAATCCGGCATCTGGCCCTTGCCACGACAAAGCCGCCGGTTGCCATATTGGCATTTACCGAAGAAGTGCCGGTACAAACCGTACTTTGGCCTTTTGCGGTATATTCTCCGGAATATCAGGCGATGAAATGGGCGCAGAAGCATGGAGCCTACGCCGCATTTATCGATCTGCCGTCGTCCTCTGCCGTATGCCTTCAGGAGCTCCGCCGCAGCCCGGTAGGCGGTTCTGGCGGGGAAGAGTCCGAAGCCGGGAAGCCGGAAAGCGTTTCAGGTGCAGCAGAGCCGTCGGATGATAGCCTGCCGGCCGGAAAATCCGTATATGAGCGGATAGCCGAGCTTGCTGGCGAATACGATTACGATATGTACTGGGAGCGGAGTTATGAACATAATTTAAACGCGGGGTCTTACCGGCAATCCATAACGGCTTTTTCCGGGCATATGCGAGAGCTTTCGGAGGAGAGAGAACGGCTTGAGGATACAGTGGAGTACGCCTACAATGCCGTTCGGGAGTCTTACATGCGCCGTCAGATTGTTGAAGCGATTGCGGCGGGGCATGAGCCCGAACGCATTGTAGTCGTCTGCGGGGCATACCATGCCCCTGCCCTTAGCGATTTGTCTAACCCGATGAGCGACGAGGAATTAACTCAGCTGCCTTCCCGGGCAACCAAACTGACCCTGATGCCATACTCTTACTATAAACTGTCGTCTATTTCCGGCTATGGCGCAGGAAATGCAGCTCCCCATTATTTTGAAATGATGTGGGAACGGATGCTGAAGGGCGCGCTAACGGAATTGCCGCATCAGTATTTATCCTTGGTGGCGGGCTCGATGAGAAAGAAAGGGACCCACCGGTCAACGGCAGAAGTGATCGAAGCCGTCCGGCTGGCGGAGTCGCTCGCCGCGCTCCATGGGGGCGGCATCCCCACCTTGCGGGATTTGCGGGATGCGGCCCAGACGCTGCTTGGGCGCGGTGAGCTTGCCGTCGTGGCAGAGGAGCTTGCCCGAACGGATATCGGCACGGCGATCGGCGAGCTGGCCGAAGGCGTCAGCCAGACGCCGATCCAGGACGACCTGAACCGCCAGCTCAAAAGGTTGAAGCTGGAGAAATATAAATCGGTTGTGGCCAACGATGTAATTCTGGATTTGCGCGAAAACCGGAGGGTTGCTTCGAAAGAATCCGCCTATCTGGATTTGAACCGTTCCTTCTTGTTTCACCGCTTGAAGCTGCTGGGGATTGACTTCGTCAGCGCGAGGCCGAGCGGGCAGGAGCAGGCGGCGTGGGCGGAGCACTGGGTTGTGAAATGGACGCCTGAGGTTGAAATCCAGGTCGTGGAGTCTACGCTGCTGGGAGAGACGGTAGAAGTAGCCGCCGCTTATATGCTCCAACAGAAGCTGGCGGACTGCAGCTCGATTGCCGAAGCCTCTTCGCTTATCCGAATCGCCTATGAGTGCGGGATGATTCACCAGATGGAAGCAGGCAGGCAGACCCTGCAGAAGCTGGCTGTGGACAGCCGTGATGTCGTACAGATCGCGGCCGCTTCCCGGTCGTTATCCGTGATGATCCGTTATGGCGGGGTCCGGCGAATGGATACGGAGCCGTTAGTGCCGCTGCTTCAGCAGCTGTTTATGCGCGCTTGCTTGTTCCTGCTTGATGGCAGCCAGTGCAGCGATGAGGTGTCCGGCTCGATGATCACCGCTATGAATGAGCTGAACAGCGTTGCGATGGAGCATGCCGAGCAGGTAGACGAGGAACTTTGGCTGCAAGAGCTTCGGCATTTGTCGGAAAGGGATGATCTCAATGCCCGTCTGTCGGGGTATGCCTGCGCGGTCTTAATGGAGCGGAACGCGATTTCCGCGCAGCAGTGCGCCGAAGAAGTTTCGCGCAGACTCTCCCCCGGCATTCCGGCCGATTTGGGGGCTGGATGGTTCGAGGGCTTATCGATGCGGAACCGTTATGCCCTGCTATCACGGTTAAGCTTGTGGGAGCAGCTGAATGAATACATCCTGTCCCTGGACGATGAGGAGTTCGCGCGCGCCCTTGTTTTTCTGCGCAGGGCGTTCAGCAGCTTCTCGCCCAAGGAAAAGACGATGATAGCCGAGCTGCTTGGTGAACTTTGGGGCGTGAACGCAGAGCAGGCCGCCGAGATTTTGACCGGTGACTTGAAGGAGGAAGAAGCAAAAATGCTGGACGAATTGAATGATTTTGATTTTGAGGATTTTTAG
- a CDS encoding LamB/YcsF family protein yields the protein MVRVDLNCDMGESYGAYKLGNDKELLRSITSANIACGFHAGDPAVMRATVRQAVESGAAIGAHPGLPDLAGFGRRRMDITPVEAYDMVTYQVGALMAFAIQEGAGLQHVKPHGALYNMAAASRPLADAIASAIKQIDPTLILFGLAGSELIAAGEAAGLRTASEVFADRTYQDDGSLTPRNRPDAVITDPEASVAQVVRMVKENVVVSLTGKLIPITADTVCIHGDGAHTSLFATTLRSRLEAEGVNVQAIQS from the coding sequence ATGGTTCGAGTGGACCTGAACTGCGATATGGGAGAGAGCTACGGAGCTTACAAGCTGGGCAACGATAAGGAGCTGCTTCGAAGCATCACCTCGGCTAACATCGCTTGCGGATTCCATGCAGGCGATCCGGCCGTCATGCGGGCAACGGTGCGTCAGGCGGTCGAGAGCGGCGCCGCCATCGGCGCGCATCCGGGCTTGCCCGATTTGGCCGGTTTCGGAAGAAGAAGGATGGACATTACGCCCGTTGAGGCTTATGACATGGTCACCTATCAGGTGGGGGCCTTGATGGCTTTTGCGATACAGGAAGGAGCCGGGCTTCAGCATGTAAAGCCGCATGGAGCCCTTTATAATATGGCAGCAGCCTCCAGGCCCCTGGCAGACGCGATTGCCTCCGCCATCAAACAAATCGATCCGACCCTCATTCTGTTTGGATTGGCGGGCAGCGAGCTGATCGCGGCAGGGGAAGCAGCAGGGCTTCGAACAGCCAGTGAAGTGTTTGCGGACCGCACGTACCAGGACGACGGCTCCCTCACGCCGAGGAATCGGCCGGATGCCGTCATCACCGATCCCGAAGCTTCCGTCGCGCAGGTGGTGAGGATGGTTAAGGAAAACGTGGTGGTATCCTTGACCGGCAAGCTGATCCCGATAACAGCGGACACCGTTTGCATACATGGAGACGGTGCGCACACATCGCTATTCGCCACCACCTTGCGATCCCGGCTTGAAGCCGAGGGCGTCAACGTACAAGCGATCCAATCGTAA
- a CDS encoding GntR family transcriptional regulator — protein MAFQIDDSRPIFMQIADKIEDDIIEARLPEETQVPSTNQFAAFYQINPATAAKGVNLLVDQGILYKKRGIGMFVASGARELLMEKRKTEFYEQYVVAMVKEAAKLGITKDQLSEMIRRGEQD, from the coding sequence ATGGCATTTCAGATTGATGACAGCAGACCGATATTCATGCAAATTGCCGACAAAATTGAAGACGACATCATCGAAGCACGACTGCCTGAGGAAACGCAGGTTCCATCAACGAATCAGTTTGCAGCCTTTTACCAGATCAATCCGGCTACAGCTGCCAAAGGGGTTAATCTGCTGGTCGATCAAGGAATTTTGTACAAGAAACGGGGGATTGGCATGTTTGTAGCTTCTGGAGCTCGTGAACTGCTGATGGAGAAGCGCAAGACGGAGTTTTATGAACAGTATGTGGTCGCCATGGTTAAGGAAGCGGCCAAACTTGGCATTACCAAAGATCAATTGTCGGAAATGATTCGCAGAGGGGAGCAAGACTGA